One stretch of Akkermansiaceae bacterium DNA includes these proteins:
- a CDS encoding transposase produces the protein APRLAGHVGEGDLLLADRAFCTYEFIAILLEKGADVLMRLHQARHRKLDWRRGKKVSAIERLVTWRKPAQQPAGSSLDKKKWESLPDEITLRYIKMGYENRAGEKQMLVVVSSLLDPVEYDAVELSSLYAERWQIELKLRDIKTTLAMEHFAVQTPAMAHKTLWMMMIAYNLVKQQMQQAAVEADKPLNEMSFKGTLDYLTEQHESLRPLAGSPRKLGKRLAGIIAVCASKLIDVRPWRQEPRAQKRRPKGYQYLTKPRRIFQEIHHRSNYRKPA, from the coding sequence GGCGCCCCGGCTTGCCGGGCACGTCGGCGAAGGCGACCTGTTGCTGGCCGACCGGGCCTTCTGCACCTATGAGTTCATTGCCATCCTGTTGGAAAAAGGAGCGGACGTACTCATGCGGCTGCACCAGGCCAGGCACCGCAAGCTGGACTGGCGGCGCGGAAAAAAAGTCAGCGCCATCGAGAGGCTTGTGACATGGAGAAAACCCGCGCAACAACCGGCCGGAAGTTCACTGGACAAGAAGAAGTGGGAAAGCCTCCCCGACGAGATCACCCTGCGCTATATCAAGATGGGTTATGAAAACCGAGCGGGGGAAAAGCAGATGCTTGTCGTGGTGAGCAGTCTGCTCGATCCGGTGGAATACGACGCCGTGGAGCTCTCCTCCCTCTACGCCGAGCGATGGCAGATTGAACTCAAGCTGCGCGACATCAAGACCACGCTTGCCATGGAACACTTTGCCGTCCAGACACCGGCCATGGCGCACAAGACACTCTGGATGATGATGATCGCCTACAACCTTGTGAAACAACAAATGCAACAAGCCGCCGTGGAGGCGGACAAGCCACTCAATGAAATGAGTTTTAAAGGCACACTTGATTACCTGACCGAACAACATGAATCCCTCCGGCCTCTGGCGGGAAGCCCCCGCAAGCTCGGCAAACGGCTTGCAGGAATCATCGCGGTCTGTGCCAGCAAACTCATCGACGTCCGTCCATGGAGACAGGAACCCCGGGCACAGAAGCGAAGGCCCAAGGGATACCAATACCTAACAAAGCCCAGACGGATTTTCCAAGAAATCCACCACCGCAGCAATTACCGAAAACCTGCTTAA
- a CDS encoding dynamin family protein, producing the protein MPYENNEIDKTMITLTKSTPEFISQNKQSNSILSERLHNSFEDLRELYTKTILMAAGRLASKSQIKRLKEKLDQLDLAALFVIVGEVKAGKSSFINGLLGAAICPVDAGPCTESIQELVHGPTRKHTELDSKWERVALPCDELKSITVVDTPGTNSIEQHHEKITEDYLHRCDVVVFVLSAMNPHTGSAWDFLGRIRSNYLHRVVFVLQQADLPTPDALKTNFEIVRKQARKFGISDPQIFPVSALKEATGDENSGYSPFRDYVKKAVETGEVWNIKFDGSCEILKSVLDEIANDLAQGKDKLMADLQFAESLQDVVDDRKHHINEMSDFVTGSLMGTYDRLTDELVRDFQAGLTIRTVFRRSIPFIKDVSLREWLKDLEKNFQQKASKQINFDTQRCSKQLHADINDMINEIDQKIKDHHSTQSNSFSDLMADGREKNQGIGDDLNKESLVECFERSLPDDIQLENNINGGGAMIAIGGAIALLTQIAIFDITGGILASLGATLIGLTLLVKRGAIIKDMERQIKSSRSVFEEKIANSIKHTFGNLFGKIDHDLNSWTQKSDNALGEIDVDIEDVTLLQSELSTLRDGS; encoded by the coding sequence ATGCCTTATGAGAATAACGAAATAGACAAGACAATGATAACTTTAACAAAATCTACACCAGAGTTCATCTCACAGAACAAGCAATCGAATAGCATTCTCAGCGAACGACTACACAATAGCTTTGAGGATCTCCGAGAGCTATATACCAAGACCATCCTTATGGCTGCAGGGAGACTTGCCAGTAAAAGCCAGATTAAGCGCCTCAAAGAGAAGCTGGATCAACTCGACCTCGCTGCTCTTTTCGTCATCGTCGGTGAGGTTAAAGCTGGCAAGAGCAGCTTTATCAATGGGCTTCTTGGTGCTGCAATCTGCCCGGTTGACGCTGGGCCTTGCACCGAAAGTATTCAGGAACTAGTCCATGGACCCACTCGAAAACATACCGAACTAGATTCGAAGTGGGAACGGGTCGCACTGCCTTGTGATGAGCTCAAAAGCATCACGGTGGTGGACACACCCGGCACAAATTCCATCGAACAGCACCATGAGAAAATCACCGAAGACTATTTGCATAGGTGTGATGTGGTCGTTTTTGTCCTGTCGGCTATGAACCCTCACACTGGGTCTGCGTGGGATTTTCTGGGACGAATTCGCAGCAACTACCTTCACCGGGTTGTCTTTGTGCTTCAACAGGCCGATCTACCAACACCAGATGCGCTCAAAACAAACTTTGAAATCGTACGTAAGCAGGCGAGGAAATTTGGTATATCAGACCCTCAAATTTTTCCCGTATCCGCTCTCAAGGAAGCAACCGGTGATGAGAACAGTGGCTACAGTCCGTTCCGCGACTATGTAAAGAAAGCTGTGGAAACAGGAGAGGTTTGGAATATCAAGTTTGATGGGTCCTGTGAGATCCTGAAATCGGTTCTGGACGAAATCGCAAACGATCTCGCCCAGGGAAAGGATAAGCTTATGGCCGATCTCCAGTTCGCCGAAAGTCTGCAAGATGTCGTTGATGACCGGAAGCACCACATCAATGAAATGAGTGACTTTGTAACCGGGAGCCTGATGGGGACATACGACAGACTAACAGATGAGTTAGTCCGTGATTTCCAAGCTGGGCTCACTATTCGCACCGTCTTCAGACGCAGCATACCATTCATCAAAGATGTAAGCCTAAGGGAATGGCTAAAGGATCTCGAAAAAAACTTTCAGCAAAAAGCCTCCAAGCAGATCAACTTCGACACTCAAAGGTGCTCCAAACAACTGCACGCTGACATCAACGACATGATTAACGAAATCGATCAAAAAATCAAAGATCATCATAGCACCCAGAGTAATAGCTTCTCAGACCTGATGGCTGATGGAAGAGAGAAGAATCAGGGCATTGGTGATGACTTGAACAAAGAATCGCTGGTCGAATGCTTTGAGCGGAGCCTACCAGATGACATCCAGCTTGAGAACAACATCAACGGTGGCGGGGCAATGATCGCCATAGGTGGCGCCATTGCTCTACTCACCCAAATCGCCATATTCGACATTACTGGTGGAATCCTCGCAAGCTTGGGGGCTACCTTAATTGGCTTGACCCTGCTTGTGAAGCGAGGAGCGATCATCAAGGATATGGAGCGGCAAATCAAGTCTTCCAGATCAGTTTTCGAGGAAAAGATAGCTAACAGTATTAAGCATACATTCGGGAATCTTTTTGGGAAAATCGACCATGACCTCAATTCCTGGACGCAGAAGTCCGACAACGCACTCGGCGAGATCGATGTAGACATTGAAGATGTCACATTACTTCAAAGCGAATTGTCAACCCTGCGTGATGGCAGCTAA
- a CDS encoding phosphatidylserine/phosphatidylglycerophosphate/cardiolipin synthase family protein has product MEMGAWIEMNYRDAPLAVAVPVIGKAEGTPSHVNPADGAEAVIRNSRSGSVLRVISPVVDDPGVIALILDARRRGVIVKCLTSLTDARKGVVTKGWDESQDLPAHHEAIRKLAKEGVLLRSPATTPHAKVIHADGNGAWFGSANLTRNSLRGNALEATVSIDETSLLAGLKAAFDDAWSASTFSMMHRSGAVSLRENRPPPSSAEELRRQKWDVGNGGQLLVSYPGGAPAMAEALADAIDQASEEVILAAMTLFQTDEIPFLGAALKRCLARGVSVRAVVRPERFELKDYPDPATERLIESGLHLLGVTGLHAKGFMIDGKFCGLQSANFNPYSLDTGCKTANLEFGIVGSVDHPVLSEWGSLIRHLADQPTHCFAHDC; this is encoded by the coding sequence ATGGAAATGGGTGCATGGATAGAAATGAATTACCGGGACGCACCACTTGCTGTCGCTGTCCCAGTGATCGGAAAGGCTGAAGGCACACCGTCTCATGTGAACCCGGCAGATGGGGCAGAGGCTGTAATACGAAATTCCCGATCAGGTTCAGTCTTGCGAGTCATCAGTCCGGTCGTCGATGATCCGGGAGTTATCGCGCTTATTCTCGATGCTCGCCGGAGGGGAGTAATTGTGAAGTGTCTTACTAGTTTGACGGATGCACGGAAAGGGGTTGTTACCAAGGGATGGGATGAATCCCAAGATCTTCCTGCTCATCATGAAGCTATCAGAAAATTAGCCAAGGAGGGGGTTTTGTTAAGATCTCCTGCGACGACTCCTCACGCCAAGGTAATACATGCCGACGGCAACGGAGCTTGGTTCGGTTCGGCAAATCTTACCCGTAATTCGCTGCGTGGAAATGCTTTGGAAGCAACTGTTAGCATTGATGAGACAAGCTTGCTTGCTGGGCTCAAGGCCGCATTTGATGACGCGTGGTCGGCTTCCACCTTCTCAATGATGCATCGGTCGGGAGCCGTGAGTTTACGGGAGAATCGCCCGCCTCCGTCCAGTGCAGAAGAACTCCGACGCCAAAAATGGGATGTAGGAAACGGGGGACAATTGTTAGTTTCCTATCCTGGCGGTGCTCCCGCAATGGCCGAAGCCTTGGCGGACGCCATCGACCAGGCTTCGGAAGAAGTTATTTTGGCCGCGATGACTCTGTTTCAAACTGACGAGATCCCGTTTCTAGGAGCTGCTTTGAAACGTTGTCTTGCCAGAGGCGTCAGTGTACGTGCCGTTGTACGTCCCGAGCGTTTCGAGCTGAAAGACTACCCTGATCCGGCTACCGAGAGGTTAATTGAGTCAGGTTTGCATCTACTGGGAGTGACCGGACTCCATGCCAAGGGGTTCATGATCGACGGCAAGTTCTGCGGGCTGCAGTCGGCGAACTTCAATCCCTACTCCCTCGATACGGGATGTAAGACGGCAAACCTTGAGTTCGGGATCGTAGGGTCTGTCGATCATCCGGTGCTGTCGGAATGGGGATCCTTAATCCGGCATCTCGCCGACCAGCCGACGCATTGCTTCGCACACGATTGTTAA
- a CDS encoding AAA family ATPase — MPDLFIPRSLDNLFQKRVSPTLQSLGVAVPKGLGAMIRDVKDHKIWPVSIRRPLAGSVLVPEYKGRNYRAKDVIVRFPHEKRESRDDAARIDSVFGISAVAAPAAPGSELSVAWEDHRLLAVEIGPLTVLAEVLPGHDVFVAINIWANSLLPMWVLANRPLNSNEFVDEGEGIRLIAPEAFDFCTVCSKCEGGGQQRCTKCGGSGRWQPDGNCRKCGGAGVVTCPKRGRSGQCIGQYGEVLGHCRICNGSGRATCNKCDGSGEPPILTCPSCDGTGHEDCFPCHGEGSIRVSFHLSTGEFNAGGKPLAPEQVFAIDTVSHNRIPLNQGANSFLANLAKRADLVWIKEQEIRGLQLEIGRIDHCLERAMQVGGITGKEVKFRVRLGKARTSTKRLKGRHVLEFPIIGRPLWLKHNEEPLPLDTPLIFLSDEVLENNGDHARSVPGEQIERVSGRLQEDVNVSFFGVADDERGRFFQISLPREIEPDDFPDNLWVKADVVKPSELTQQAELAEWCRPYESPDILTAFVPNTERSIETPPRINPISPHVRDNPAQREALDLILSGEPLVLVKGPPGTGKTTLITELILQSIARGERVLVSSETHQAVSNVLERLHKNGGIRMVRHAREGNSKLTDLERDYLEAGSRHGFLDRVKDRSEQVLVFCKERGTSLALLRGSLQDAKTASATLANIRYDLDKRVTAARNHCEETMAVVNDDETSGLTNLDKESTQQRQSRESEIRECGKRHDRAAKLRDKALKGRDKAAVAYRKKVKKDPEWIESQRLDWKIDLSGLVPYRFMDPELIADYWSRYEDGRVAAEREITEQEARMKTVLAEIEEVKSLHERDFGELRDNARHGRALAIASLVKKLAKLREERSAAEKKFREPQKIAAEKWEQSSFAGIANEDNTESEWEQRLNEVERAIVRNTEEAEFFGRWQLSVESATGELTGLFWQTCQVFLSTCVGMRSWRSFYDKFGKDGVQLAVIDEAAHATLTQTLIPMGRAKQVVLIGDEMQLPPAPPMELRDDCKEACKGFPSCKVAQSKGTSRFKPPMSSCWLERSAFEWLMETSPNVPRVMLNKQFRMHPDIADFVADIFYEGKLATGVAAAERTISFGEFTKSICLISTSNYKDRVEEQATGESTSYRNPLEARLVERVLSHAADGMLEDAEFGIVTPYKAQRELLVKSLGSYLQGDGRVKMSEADIASVDSFQGSERDVMIASLVRSPKKCQRCDGRGTKQGGKCPQCYGKGFLGSKLRWVHDLRRLNVAFSRARKMLVLIGDIEVLTDPRYGTSEGSEVLRRFRDHVLDRGRVLQLWEEASHE; from the coding sequence ATGCCCGACCTATTTATACCCCGCTCGCTGGATAACCTGTTTCAGAAGAGGGTGTCGCCGACTCTTCAATCATTGGGAGTGGCCGTGCCGAAGGGATTGGGTGCAATGATTCGAGATGTAAAAGATCACAAGATTTGGCCCGTTTCGATTCGGCGGCCGCTCGCGGGGAGTGTTTTGGTTCCTGAATACAAGGGTCGCAACTACCGGGCTAAGGATGTGATTGTAAGGTTCCCTCATGAAAAGCGGGAATCCCGTGATGATGCCGCCAGGATTGATAGTGTGTTTGGCATTTCCGCAGTGGCAGCGCCGGCAGCACCGGGTTCCGAGTTGTCCGTTGCTTGGGAGGACCACCGACTCCTCGCGGTTGAAATCGGCCCACTGACCGTCCTTGCAGAAGTTCTGCCGGGACATGATGTCTTCGTGGCTATTAATATATGGGCCAATTCGTTGCTTCCGATGTGGGTATTGGCAAATCGGCCGCTGAATTCCAACGAGTTTGTGGATGAGGGGGAAGGGATTCGACTCATTGCACCCGAGGCGTTTGACTTCTGTACCGTCTGTTCGAAGTGCGAAGGGGGTGGACAACAGAGATGCACAAAATGCGGTGGTAGCGGACGTTGGCAGCCGGACGGAAATTGCCGGAAGTGTGGCGGCGCTGGCGTCGTTACCTGCCCAAAACGTGGTCGTTCGGGTCAGTGCATCGGGCAATATGGAGAAGTGCTGGGTCATTGCCGCATTTGTAACGGATCGGGCCGAGCTACCTGCAACAAATGCGATGGTAGTGGCGAACCACCGATCTTGACCTGTCCGTCATGCGATGGGACAGGCCACGAGGATTGTTTTCCCTGCCACGGCGAGGGTTCGATCAGGGTTAGTTTCCATCTATCCACTGGAGAATTCAATGCAGGTGGAAAGCCGCTCGCTCCAGAGCAAGTGTTCGCCATCGATACTGTATCTCACAATCGTATTCCCCTCAACCAAGGGGCGAATTCGTTTTTGGCGAACTTGGCTAAAAGAGCGGATCTAGTTTGGATCAAGGAGCAGGAGATACGGGGGCTTCAGCTTGAGATTGGGAGGATCGACCATTGCCTGGAGCGTGCCATGCAGGTCGGAGGGATTACCGGCAAGGAAGTGAAATTTCGAGTGCGCCTGGGGAAGGCCAGGACGAGCACAAAGAGACTGAAAGGACGCCATGTCCTGGAGTTTCCTATCATCGGCCGACCTTTGTGGCTGAAGCATAACGAGGAGCCACTCCCTCTGGATACACCCTTGATTTTTCTGAGCGATGAGGTTTTAGAGAATAATGGCGACCATGCTCGTTCCGTGCCAGGTGAGCAAATCGAACGTGTTTCAGGTCGGCTACAAGAGGATGTGAATGTGAGTTTTTTCGGTGTGGCAGACGATGAGAGAGGGCGGTTTTTCCAAATCAGTCTTCCTCGGGAGATTGAACCGGATGACTTTCCTGATAACTTGTGGGTCAAGGCTGACGTTGTGAAGCCCTCCGAATTGACTCAGCAAGCGGAATTGGCCGAATGGTGCAGACCTTATGAGTCACCGGATATTCTAACTGCTTTTGTTCCCAATACAGAACGGTCTATCGAGACGCCTCCGAGAATCAATCCAATCAGTCCTCATGTTCGCGACAATCCAGCGCAAAGAGAGGCACTGGACCTGATCCTGTCTGGTGAGCCGCTGGTTCTGGTCAAAGGTCCGCCAGGCACCGGAAAAACGACGTTGATTACAGAATTGATTCTGCAAAGTATCGCTCGTGGAGAGCGTGTGCTCGTATCTAGTGAGACGCATCAGGCGGTGAGCAATGTTCTTGAGAGGCTGCATAAGAACGGGGGAATCCGTATGGTTCGCCATGCAAGAGAGGGGAATTCGAAGTTGACCGACCTGGAGCGGGACTACTTGGAAGCCGGTTCCAGGCACGGTTTTTTGGATCGGGTGAAGGATCGGAGTGAGCAAGTGCTTGTTTTTTGTAAGGAGAGAGGAACTTCGCTAGCGCTACTTCGGGGGAGCCTGCAGGATGCGAAGACTGCCTCTGCAACTCTCGCCAACATCCGCTATGATCTCGATAAGAGAGTCACGGCAGCACGGAATCATTGCGAAGAGACGATGGCGGTGGTCAACGATGATGAAACGTCCGGTCTTACTAACCTCGATAAGGAATCCACCCAGCAGAGACAGTCCCGAGAATCGGAGATTCGCGAATGTGGCAAGAGGCACGATCGAGCCGCTAAATTGCGTGATAAGGCCTTAAAGGGACGGGACAAGGCGGCAGTGGCCTATCGGAAAAAAGTCAAAAAGGATCCTGAGTGGATCGAGAGCCAGCGGTTGGATTGGAAGATCGATTTGTCAGGACTTGTTCCTTATCGATTCATGGATCCTGAGCTCATCGCTGACTACTGGTCGAGATACGAGGACGGGAGGGTGGCGGCAGAGCGGGAGATTACTGAACAAGAAGCTAGAATGAAGACTGTTCTTGCCGAGATCGAAGAGGTGAAGTCCCTGCATGAGCGTGATTTCGGGGAACTGAGGGACAATGCAAGACATGGTAGGGCATTGGCCATCGCCTCATTGGTAAAAAAACTCGCCAAACTACGCGAGGAGAGGAGTGCAGCCGAAAAGAAATTTCGGGAGCCGCAGAAAATCGCTGCGGAGAAATGGGAACAATCATCCTTTGCCGGTATCGCCAATGAAGATAATACCGAGAGCGAATGGGAGCAGCGGCTGAATGAGGTCGAACGCGCGATTGTTAGAAATACCGAAGAGGCTGAGTTCTTCGGGAGGTGGCAACTGTCCGTGGAATCTGCCACAGGCGAGCTGACCGGTCTTTTCTGGCAAACTTGCCAGGTATTTCTCAGCACCTGCGTTGGCATGAGATCCTGGAGATCGTTTTACGACAAATTCGGCAAGGATGGCGTTCAACTGGCAGTCATTGATGAAGCCGCTCACGCGACTCTCACCCAGACCCTGATCCCGATGGGCAGGGCAAAGCAGGTGGTGCTGATCGGTGACGAGATGCAACTCCCTCCGGCTCCTCCAATGGAACTTCGGGACGACTGCAAGGAAGCTTGTAAGGGGTTTCCTTCTTGCAAGGTAGCTCAATCAAAAGGCACCTCTCGGTTCAAGCCCCCCATGTCTTCATGCTGGTTGGAGCGCAGCGCTTTCGAATGGTTGATGGAGACTTCGCCGAATGTGCCGCGGGTGATGCTTAACAAGCAGTTCAGGATGCACCCGGACATCGCCGATTTTGTTGCCGATATTTTCTATGAAGGAAAGCTCGCGACGGGTGTAGCTGCTGCAGAGCGGACTATTTCCTTTGGTGAGTTCACGAAGTCGATATGCCTGATCTCGACTTCAAACTACAAGGATCGTGTCGAGGAGCAGGCAACTGGTGAAAGCACGAGCTATCGAAACCCGTTGGAGGCTCGGTTGGTTGAGCGTGTCCTTAGTCATGCTGCCGATGGGATGCTTGAAGACGCGGAGTTCGGTATCGTCACCCCCTACAAGGCGCAGAGGGAACTGCTGGTGAAGTCGCTTGGAAGCTATTTGCAGGGTGATGGAAGGGTTAAAATGAGTGAGGCGGACATCGCTTCGGTGGACAGTTTCCAGGGATCTGAACGGGACGTTATGATCGCGTCGTTGGTGCGTAGTCCAAAGAAGTGTCAGCGCTGTGATGGCAGAGGAACCAAACAAGGAGGTAAGTGCCCCCAGTGTTATGGTAAGGGCTTCCTCGGCTCGAAACTGAGGTGGGTACATGACCTCAGGAGACTGAATGTGGCATTTTCGCGAGCTCGTAAAATGCTCGTCCTTATTGGTGATATTGAGGTGCTCACGGATCCTCGATATGGGACTAGCGAGGGCTCAGAAGTACTTAGGCGCTTCCGGGATCATGTGCTTGATCGTGGACGGGTTCTTCAACTTTGGGAGGAGGCATCACATGAATAA
- a CDS encoding aminotransferase class I/II-fold pyridoxal phosphate-dependent enzyme gives MKNRNPKVIDMNSHPNHVCPDGTASNQPTKWKWPPTDYDPQPVISRYLAAGGSLTPKGRDGIIAECEDALCEQFDQPRAILLSSGTAALHTAFFAIGLEPGDELICPTVTFHATATPALHLGAKVVLVDVDPETGCIDPLAAAAAVTSRTRAIVTNAQWGHPVDQDAIRKLCDRHHLAWVEDISHAHGASWRGQQVGTWGDLACASLGAEKMLTGGMGGVLMGRRDDLMDRAVLFSHYLFRSKKDIRTPGFEDLGRTGYGLKLGVHPIAAVVILDQLKNHFDSWVGQRRDSLTRLRDGLSGLPGLVPPVIRPEVTSMGAWYGFKPWIDCEGLDIRRCDLVKALQAEGIEVDEPGSPSLHELPIFDPTRFPVGPWPKAPLDPGQYPAATRYNAGTLSIPTLTGHLDESRLQNTILAFQKMWNEIYTAALGE, from the coding sequence TTGAAAAATAGAAACCCCAAAGTCATCGATATGAATTCGCATCCGAACCATGTCTGTCCAGACGGGACAGCCTCAAACCAGCCAACCAAGTGGAAATGGCCTCCGACAGACTATGATCCACAACCGGTAATCAGCAGATACCTTGCCGCAGGTGGTTCACTGACGCCCAAAGGCCGTGATGGGATCATTGCCGAATGCGAAGATGCGCTCTGTGAGCAATTCGACCAACCCCGAGCCATCCTGCTTTCCTCTGGAACGGCTGCACTCCACACCGCGTTCTTTGCGATTGGTCTCGAACCGGGAGATGAGTTGATCTGTCCTACTGTCACCTTTCATGCCACCGCGACCCCCGCGCTACATCTCGGGGCAAAAGTCGTCTTGGTTGACGTGGATCCGGAAACGGGCTGCATCGATCCACTTGCCGCCGCCGCTGCGGTGACTTCACGCACAAGGGCAATCGTTACCAATGCCCAATGGGGGCATCCCGTTGATCAGGACGCAATCCGCAAGCTCTGTGATAGGCACCACCTCGCGTGGGTTGAGGACATTAGTCACGCACATGGAGCCTCGTGGAGAGGTCAACAGGTTGGAACTTGGGGCGACCTTGCCTGTGCTAGTCTCGGTGCTGAGAAGATGCTGACCGGGGGAATGGGAGGCGTGCTGATGGGACGAAGGGATGATCTTATGGATCGAGCAGTGCTATTCAGCCATTATCTTTTTCGCTCCAAAAAAGACATCCGGACGCCCGGCTTCGAGGATTTGGGTCGCACCGGGTATGGACTCAAACTCGGTGTTCATCCGATTGCCGCAGTGGTAATACTCGATCAACTGAAGAACCACTTCGATTCTTGGGTTGGGCAGAGGCGTGACTCATTGACGCGATTAAGGGATGGTCTCTCTGGGCTTCCGGGTCTTGTCCCGCCGGTGATTCGGCCAGAAGTGACTTCGATGGGGGCTTGGTATGGCTTCAAACCATGGATCGATTGCGAAGGATTGGACATCCGGCGTTGTGATCTAGTCAAAGCCCTACAGGCCGAAGGTATTGAAGTGGATGAACCGGGGTCTCCGTCCCTCCACGAACTGCCGATTTTCGACCCCACCAGATTTCCTGTCGGCCCTTGGCCGAAGGCACCTCTCGATCCGGGTCAGTATCCGGCAGCGACACGCTACAACGCAGGAACGCTTTCGATACCAACCCTTACTGGACATTTGGATGAATCCAGATTGCAGAATACCATTCTAGCGTTTCAAAAAATGTGGAATGAAATTTACACTGCTGCCTTAGGAGAGTAG